One segment of Octopus sinensis linkage group LG27, ASM634580v1, whole genome shotgun sequence DNA contains the following:
- the LOC115225491 gene encoding contactin-2-like, whose product MVINPRALVLFTELETVDLPCKASGEPQPTYIWKKDKRDFNVAGSDDLISTVENEGTLVFKQPKKKDAGTYQCFANNSYGVAMSGIVELRLAFLQPYTNQEPETITVSPGSCLVLPCNKPISYPEAKFTWLLKYSDGD is encoded by the exons ATGGTAATCAACCCACGTGCCCTGGTACTATTTACAGAGTTAGAGACTGTGGACCTTCCATGCAAGGCCAGTGGAGAACCACAACCTAC GTACATCTGGAAAAAGGACAAACGGGACTTCAACGTGGCTGGCAGTGATGACCTTATCTCCACAGTAGAAAACGAGGGAACACTTGTCTTCAAGCAACCCAAAAAGAAGGATGCCGGCACGTAtcaatgttttgcaaacaactctTATGGGGTGGCCATGTCAGGCATCGTTGAGCTACGTCTTGCCTTCCTGCAGCCGTACACCAATCAGGAACCAGAGACCATCACTGTATCACCAGGGTCATGTCTCGTCCTCCCTTGTAACAAGCCAATCAGTTACCCTGAGGCCAAATTCACATGGCTATTGAAATACAGTGATGGCGATTAA